One Parageobacillus sp. KH3-4 genomic region harbors:
- the pyc gene encoding pyruvate carboxylase, producing MRTRRINKVLVANRGEIAIRVFRACTELGIRTVAIYSKEDTGSYHRYKADEAYLVGEGKKPIEAYLDIEGIIEIAKTHEVDAIHPGYGFLSENIQFAKRCREEGIIFIGPNEEHLDMFGDKVKARHQAELAGIPVIPGSDGPVHSLEEVIHFAETYGYPIIIKAALGGGGRGMRIVRSKSEVKEAYERAKSEAKAAFGSDDVYVEKLIERPKHIEVQILGDYEGNIVHLYERDCSVQRRHQKVVEVAPSVSLSAELRQRICEAAVKLMKNVGYVNAGTVEFLVSGDDFYFIEVNPRIQVEHTITEMITGIDIVQSQILIADGYSLHSKEVGIPKQEDIRINGYAIQSRVTTEDPLNNFMPDTGKIMAYRSGGGFGVRLDAGNGFQGAVITPYYDSLLVKLSTWALTFEQAARKMLRNLREFRIRGIKTNIPFLENVVQHPKFLSGEYDTSFIDTTPELFVFPRRKDRGTKMLTYIGTVTVNGFPGIGKKKKPVFDKPRIPKVSHREPIPNGTKQILDEKGAEGLVQWIKEQNRVLLTDTTFRDAHQSLLATRVRTIDLVRIAEPTARLLPNLFSLEMWGGATFDVAYRFLKEDPWDRLLKLREKIPNILFQMLLRSANAVGYKNYPDNVIREFVEKSAQAGIDVFRIFDSLNWVKGMTVAIDAVRQTGKIAEAAVCYTGDILDPSRPKYNLDYYKTIAKELEQAGAHILAIKDMAGLLKPEAAYVLISALKETVDIPIHLHTHDTSGNGIYMYAKAIEAGVDIVDVAVSSMAGLTSQPSANTLYYALEGTKRAPEINIQGLEQLSRYWEDVRKFYQEFESGMNSPHTEVYMHEMPGGQYSNLQQQAKAVGLGDRWDEVKEMYRRVNDMFGDIVKVTPSSKVVGDMALYMVQNNLTEQDIFERGDTLDFPDSVVEFFEGYLGQPHGGFPKELQRIILKGREPITVRPGELLEPVDFRKLREELYHSLDREVTDFDVIAYALYPKVFLEYAETVKKYGDISVLDTPTFLYGMRLGEEIEVEIEKGKTLIVKLVSIGQPQADGTRVVYFELNGQPREVIVRDESIKSAVVERIKADRTNPNHIAATMPGTVVKVLVEKGEKVNKGDHLMITEAMKMETTVQAPFSGVVKDIYVKNGDAIQTGDLLIELTK from the coding sequence ATGAGAACGCGTCGAATTAATAAAGTGCTTGTTGCAAACCGCGGAGAGATCGCGATTCGTGTCTTCCGCGCCTGCACGGAGCTCGGCATTCGCACCGTAGCGATTTATTCAAAGGAAGACACTGGTTCTTATCATCGTTATAAAGCGGATGAAGCGTACTTAGTTGGTGAAGGAAAAAAACCGATTGAAGCATACTTAGACATCGAAGGGATTATTGAAATTGCCAAAACCCACGAGGTTGATGCGATTCATCCGGGGTACGGCTTCCTTTCGGAAAACATTCAATTTGCAAAGCGATGCAGGGAAGAAGGAATTATCTTTATCGGTCCGAACGAAGAGCATTTAGATATGTTTGGTGATAAAGTGAAGGCCCGGCATCAAGCAGAATTAGCAGGAATTCCTGTTATTCCGGGAAGCGACGGACCGGTACATAGCTTAGAAGAAGTCATCCATTTTGCCGAAACATATGGCTATCCGATCATTATCAAAGCGGCCTTAGGGGGCGGCGGCCGCGGCATGCGCATCGTCCGCTCGAAATCGGAAGTGAAAGAAGCGTATGAACGGGCAAAATCGGAAGCGAAAGCCGCGTTTGGTAGCGACGATGTGTATGTAGAAAAATTGATTGAAAGACCAAAACATATTGAAGTGCAAATTTTAGGAGACTATGAAGGAAATATCGTTCACCTTTATGAACGAGACTGCTCTGTGCAACGCCGCCATCAAAAAGTGGTGGAGGTGGCGCCGAGCGTCTCGCTATCCGCTGAACTGCGGCAAAGAATATGTGAAGCTGCGGTCAAACTCATGAAAAATGTAGGGTACGTGAACGCGGGAACGGTCGAGTTTCTCGTATCCGGCGACGATTTTTATTTCATCGAAGTCAATCCGCGCATCCAAGTCGAGCATACGATTACGGAAATGATCACTGGGATCGATATTGTCCAATCGCAAATTTTGATCGCCGACGGCTATTCGCTTCATAGCAAAGAAGTCGGCATTCCGAAACAAGAAGATATTCGCATTAACGGATACGCGATCCAGTCGCGCGTAACAACGGAAGATCCGTTAAACAACTTTATGCCAGATACAGGGAAGATTATGGCATACCGTTCCGGCGGCGGATTTGGCGTGCGCCTCGATGCAGGTAACGGATTCCAAGGAGCGGTCATTACACCGTACTACGATTCGCTGCTTGTGAAATTGTCCACGTGGGCGCTCACATTTGAGCAAGCCGCAAGAAAAATGTTGCGAAACTTGCGGGAGTTCCGAATCCGCGGAATTAAAACAAATATTCCATTTTTAGAAAATGTCGTGCAACATCCGAAGTTTTTATCAGGGGAGTACGATACGTCGTTTATTGATACGACGCCAGAGCTGTTTGTGTTCCCTCGCCGAAAAGACCGCGGTACAAAAATGCTGACATATATCGGCACCGTTACGGTAAACGGTTTTCCAGGCATCGGCAAAAAGAAAAAACCGGTTTTTGATAAGCCGCGTATTCCGAAAGTGAGCCATAGAGAACCGATTCCAAACGGGACGAAGCAAATTCTTGACGAAAAAGGTGCAGAAGGGCTTGTACAATGGATTAAGGAACAAAATCGCGTATTATTGACGGATACGACATTCCGCGACGCGCATCAATCGTTGCTTGCGACGCGCGTGCGCACGATTGATTTGGTTCGTATCGCCGAACCGACAGCACGATTATTGCCAAATTTGTTCTCCCTCGAGATGTGGGGAGGGGCGACGTTTGATGTTGCATACCGCTTTTTAAAAGAAGATCCATGGGACCGTTTATTGAAATTGCGGGAAAAAATTCCAAATATTTTATTCCAAATGCTATTGCGTTCTGCCAACGCAGTTGGATATAAAAACTATCCGGATAATGTGATTCGCGAGTTTGTCGAAAAATCCGCGCAAGCCGGGATCGATGTGTTCCGCATTTTTGACAGCTTAAACTGGGTAAAAGGGATGACGGTGGCCATTGATGCCGTTCGGCAAACCGGAAAAATTGCCGAAGCGGCCGTTTGCTATACTGGGGATATTTTAGATCCGAGCCGTCCGAAATATAATCTTGATTACTATAAAACGATCGCCAAAGAGTTGGAGCAAGCGGGAGCACATATTTTGGCGATTAAAGATATGGCTGGCCTGTTGAAGCCGGAGGCCGCATATGTGCTTATTTCCGCACTGAAAGAAACGGTGGATATTCCAATCCATCTTCATACGCACGATACGAGTGGAAATGGTATTTATATGTATGCGAAGGCGATTGAAGCTGGAGTCGACATTGTCGATGTCGCCGTCAGCTCGATGGCGGGCTTGACTTCGCAGCCGAGCGCCAACACGCTTTACTACGCGCTAGAAGGAACAAAGCGCGCACCGGAAATCAATATACAAGGGCTTGAGCAGCTTTCCCGATATTGGGAGGATGTGCGGAAATTTTACCAAGAGTTCGAAAGCGGCATGAACTCTCCGCATACGGAAGTATATATGCACGAAATGCCTGGAGGGCAATATAGCAATTTGCAACAGCAGGCGAAAGCTGTCGGGCTTGGCGATCGTTGGGATGAAGTGAAGGAAATGTATCGCCGGGTAAACGATATGTTTGGCGATATCGTTAAAGTAACGCCGTCATCGAAAGTCGTCGGCGATATGGCGCTTTACATGGTGCAAAATAATTTAACCGAGCAAGATATTTTTGAACGCGGCGATACGCTTGATTTCCCGGATTCAGTCGTGGAGTTTTTTGAAGGATATTTAGGGCAGCCGCACGGCGGATTCCCGAAAGAATTGCAGCGCATTATTTTAAAAGGCCGCGAACCGATTACAGTTCGGCCGGGTGAATTATTGGAACCGGTAGATTTTCGTAAATTAAGAGAAGAATTATACCACTCGTTAGATCGCGAAGTGACTGATTTTGATGTGATCGCCTATGCTCTTTATCCAAAAGTATTTTTAGAATATGCGGAAACGGTGAAAAAATATGGAGATATTTCTGTCCTCGATACGCCAACATTCCTGTATGGAATGCGCCTTGGCGAGGAAATCGAAGTCGAAATTGAAAAAGGGAAGACGCTGATTGTCAAACTAGTTTCCATTGGACAGCCGCAAGCAGACGGCACGCGCGTCGTTTATTTTGAATTGAACGGACAGCCGCGCGAAGTGATTGTCCGCGATGAAAGCATTAAATCAGCAGTCGTGGAACGCATTAAAGCAGACCGCACGAATCCGAATCATATTGCGGCGACGATGCCGGGAACGGTAGTGAAAGTGTTGGTGGAAAAAGGGGAAAAAGTGAATAAAGGCGATCATTTAATGATTACGGAAGCAATGAAAATGGAGACGACGGTACAGGCACCGTTTTCCGGAGTGGTCAAAGACATTTATGTGAAAAACGGTGATGCCATTCAAACAGGAGATTTATTGATCGAGCTGACGAAATAA
- the ftsW gene encoding putative lipid II flippase FtsW — protein sequence MDRELIKKIMKCYDYPLIIAVVMLSLFGLIMVYSSSMISAVIRFEVPSDYFYQRQKLWLIVSFICFFVTLIVPYKIWATEKLVKTIFFASPLMLIAVAFLGHTANNATSWFRVGAWSIQPAELVKLGLIVYLAAVFANKQKRLAQPAKGNLFPIYYTLFICFLIAIQPDFGTAMIVLAIAACLIFSSGLRLRLLFKQFLFFMLVFAFASPIIFPFFGDDIFSKERMSRIYSFLDPFKYANDEGFQLVNSYLAIGLGGIKGLGLGKSIQKYGYLPESHTDFIMSIIAEELGLFGVIFTLGLLAFIVLRGLWIARKCNDAFGSLLAIGISAMIGIQTFINVGGVTGVIPITGVPLPLVSYGGSSLMIFMTSLGVLVNISMFTKYEESYKRKAKVVEKLQKRI from the coding sequence ATGGATAGGGAATTAATCAAAAAGATTATGAAATGTTATGATTATCCGCTCATTATTGCGGTTGTGATGCTTTCGCTATTCGGGTTGATTATGGTATATAGCTCAAGCATGATTTCTGCCGTCATCCGCTTTGAAGTGCCAAGCGACTATTTTTATCAGCGGCAGAAGCTATGGCTGATCGTCTCGTTTATTTGTTTTTTCGTTACGCTGATTGTCCCGTATAAAATATGGGCGACCGAAAAATTGGTCAAAACGATTTTTTTTGCGTCACCACTCATGTTAATAGCGGTCGCTTTTCTAGGGCATACCGCAAATAACGCAACAAGCTGGTTTCGTGTGGGAGCATGGAGCATACAGCCAGCGGAGCTTGTTAAACTTGGATTAATCGTTTATTTAGCGGCGGTGTTTGCCAATAAACAAAAAAGATTGGCACAGCCTGCAAAAGGAAATTTGTTTCCGATTTATTATACGTTGTTCATTTGTTTTTTAATCGCTATTCAGCCAGATTTTGGTACAGCGATGATTGTATTGGCGATCGCCGCTTGTTTAATTTTTTCATCGGGATTGCGCCTTCGTTTATTGTTTAAACAGTTTCTATTTTTTATGCTTGTTTTTGCTTTCGCATCCCCAATTATTTTTCCTTTTTTTGGAGATGATATTTTTTCGAAAGAGCGGATGTCGCGGATTTATAGCTTTTTGGATCCGTTTAAATACGCGAATGACGAAGGTTTTCAGCTCGTTAACTCCTATTTGGCTATTGGATTGGGAGGAATAAAAGGATTAGGGCTGGGAAAAAGCATTCAAAAATACGGCTATTTACCTGAGTCGCACACTGATTTTATTATGTCAATTATTGCCGAAGAGCTGGGGCTTTTTGGGGTAATATTTACATTAGGCCTTTTGGCTTTTATCGTGTTGCGAGGGTTGTGGATTGCGAGAAAATGCAATGACGCGTTTGGCAGCCTTCTTGCGATCGGCATTTCCGCCATGATTGGCATTCAGACGTTTATTAACGTCGGCGGTGTAACAGGGGTCATTCCAATTACCGGAGTTCCATTGCCGCTTGTTAGTTACGGAGGCTCTTCGTTAATGATATTTATGACTTCCCTAGGAGTGCTTGTCAACATATCGATGTTTACGAAATACGAAGAAAGTTATAAAAGAAAGGCGAAAGTCGTAGAAAAATTACAAAAAAGGATCTGA
- a CDS encoding YlaN family protein, translated as MSGDAINYREKAYALLQADADKIVKLIRVQMDNLTMPQCPLYEEVLDTQMFGLSREIDFAVRLGLVDEKKGKSLLDRLERELSALHEAVTKKRVR; from the coding sequence GTGTCAGGCGATGCCATTAACTATCGCGAAAAAGCGTACGCGCTTCTGCAAGCGGATGCTGATAAAATCGTAAAGCTCATTCGAGTGCAAATGGATAATTTAACAATGCCGCAATGTCCTCTTTACGAAGAAGTACTTGATACGCAAATGTTTGGTTTGTCACGGGAAATCGATTTTGCGGTGCGTCTCGGGCTTGTGGACGAGAAGAAAGGTAAGTCGCTGCTTGACCGGTTAGAGCGAGAGCTTTCGGCGCTCCACGAAGCGGTGACAAAAAAGCGCGTACGATAA
- a CDS encoding PhoH family protein: MGKKIYVLDTNVLLQDPYSIFSFEDNEVVIPAVVLEEVDSKKRYMDEVGRNARQVSKLIDRLRESGKLHEKIPLENGGVLRIELNHRSFHQLQEIFVEKTNDNRILAVAKNLSLEEQAKENGRSVILVSKDALVRVKADAIGLQAEDFLSDRVVDVDHIYTGFLELYIGTEHLQRFYEKGELVLADIANHPFYPNQFIIMKDAFGGSASALGIVDHSGKKVKKLLFHHEHIWGIHPRNVQQTMAFELLMRDDIPLVTLIGKAGTGKTLLALAAGLMQTEDLRTYKKLLVARPIVPMGKDIGFLPGEKEEKLRPWMQPIFDNLEYLFNTKKAGELDAILAGMSSIEVEALTYIRGRSLPEQFIIIDEAQNLTKHEVKTILTRVGEKSKIILMGDPEQIDHPYLDEYNNGLTYVVEKFKDQKIAGHVRLVKGERSTLAQLAADLL; the protein is encoded by the coding sequence TTGGGGAAAAAAATATATGTGTTGGATACAAACGTTCTATTGCAAGATCCGTATTCCATCTTTTCGTTTGAAGACAATGAAGTGGTCATTCCAGCTGTGGTATTGGAAGAAGTGGATTCGAAAAAGAGATATATGGATGAAGTGGGGAGAAACGCGCGCCAAGTATCCAAGCTGATCGACCGTCTTAGGGAAAGCGGAAAGCTGCACGAAAAAATTCCGCTGGAAAACGGCGGGGTGTTGCGCATCGAATTAAATCATCGCTCCTTTCACCAGCTCCAAGAAATTTTTGTGGAAAAAACGAACGATAACCGCATTTTAGCAGTTGCCAAAAACTTATCGCTGGAAGAACAAGCAAAAGAAAACGGACGTTCTGTTATTTTAGTAAGCAAGGATGCCCTTGTCCGCGTGAAGGCTGATGCGATCGGGCTGCAAGCAGAAGACTTTTTAAGCGACCGCGTCGTCGATGTTGACCATATTTATACTGGCTTTCTTGAACTGTACATAGGGACGGAGCATTTGCAGCGGTTTTATGAAAAAGGGGAGCTTGTTTTAGCGGATATTGCTAACCATCCGTTTTACCCAAATCAATTTATTATCATGAAAGACGCTTTTGGAGGCTCGGCTTCTGCCCTTGGTATTGTCGATCATAGCGGAAAAAAAGTGAAAAAACTTTTGTTTCACCATGAACATATATGGGGAATTCATCCGCGCAACGTGCAACAGACGATGGCGTTTGAACTGCTTATGCGCGATGATATCCCGCTTGTGACTTTGATTGGCAAAGCGGGAACGGGGAAAACGCTTCTTGCTCTGGCTGCGGGGCTGATGCAGACGGAAGATTTACGTACGTATAAAAAGCTGCTCGTGGCGAGGCCAATCGTTCCGATGGGAAAAGATATCGGTTTTTTGCCTGGAGAAAAAGAAGAAAAATTGCGCCCATGGATGCAGCCGATTTTCGATAATTTAGAATATTTGTTCAACACAAAAAAAGCGGGGGAGTTGGATGCGATTTTGGCAGGAATGAGCTCGATTGAAGTCGAAGCGCTCACGTATATACGCGGCCGCAGCCTGCCGGAGCAGTTTATCATTATTGATGAGGCGCAAAATTTAACGAAACATGAAGTGAAAACGATTTTAACGCGCGTTGGAGAAAAAAGCAAAATCATTTTAATGGGAGATCCGGAACAGATCGATCATCCGTATTTGGACGAGTACAATAACGGATTAACGTATGTCGTTGAAAAGTTTAAAGATCAAAAAATCGCCGGGCACGTCCGCCTCGTCAAAGGAGAGCGCTCGACATTGGCGCAGCTCGCTGCAGATTTATTGTAA
- a CDS encoding YhcN/YlaJ family sporulation lipoprotein yields MNWSRHLFIAICLGLLSGCNFGNNEGARDADRSPVRVKNTADEKTADKSGQEIAHRLASLAKRVPNVNDATALVVGKYAIVGIDVDANIDASRVGTIKYSVAETLQKDPYGANAIIIADPDLYTRLKNIVNQVDNGRPVQALMNEIADIVGRVMPEVPSDLFETTPPEPTEQNDSQLNQREEKQLHHRQEKQSNEYLNKSK; encoded by the coding sequence ATGAACTGGAGCCGACATTTATTTATTGCGATATGCCTCGGTTTACTAAGCGGGTGCAACTTCGGAAATAACGAAGGCGCCCGCGATGCGGACCGCTCGCCTGTCCGTGTCAAAAATACGGCCGATGAAAAAACAGCCGACAAATCAGGGCAGGAAATCGCCCATCGTCTGGCGAGTTTAGCTAAGCGCGTGCCGAACGTAAACGACGCCACCGCCCTTGTTGTCGGAAAATATGCGATCGTTGGCATTGACGTTGACGCAAATATAGATGCTTCTCGCGTCGGTACGATTAAATATTCCGTTGCGGAAACGTTGCAAAAAGATCCTTACGGGGCAAATGCCATCATCATTGCTGACCCTGATTTATACACTCGATTAAAAAATATCGTCAACCAAGTCGACAACGGACGGCCCGTTCAAGCGTTGATGAACGAAATCGCCGATATCGTTGGACGCGTCATGCCGGAAGTTCCGAGCGATTTGTTTGAAACAACCCCACCGGAACCGACTGAACAAAATGATTCACAATTAAATCAGCGCGAAGAAAAACAGCTTCATCACCGTCAAGAAAAACAGTCCAACGAATATTTAAATAAAAGTAAATAA
- a CDS encoding pyridoxamine 5'-phosphate oxidase family protein produces the protein MPNKVESALTEPLFQALQNERFVTIATIDHETGGPNVSAISWIYAPSEKHIHFAVDNRSRIVQNIRNNPSIVVNIIANESVYSISGKAHIKVEKIEGVPLKLALVDVAISEVRDVMFYGSKIVQEPKYEKTYDAQAAAKLDNQVMTALRNA, from the coding sequence ATGCCAAATAAAGTGGAATCTGCATTAACGGAACCGTTGTTTCAAGCCTTGCAAAACGAACGATTTGTGACGATAGCGACGATCGACCATGAAACGGGCGGCCCGAATGTCAGCGCGATTTCATGGATTTATGCTCCTAGCGAAAAACACATTCATTTTGCCGTTGACAACCGCTCTCGTATTGTGCAAAACATTCGGAATAATCCGTCTATTGTTGTGAACATCATTGCTAACGAATCAGTCTATTCGATCAGCGGGAAAGCGCATATTAAAGTGGAGAAAATCGAAGGAGTTCCGCTTAAATTGGCATTAGTCGATGTTGCCATTAGCGAAGTGCGCGACGTCATGTTTTACGGTTCAAAAATCGTACAAGAACCAAAATATGAAAAGACGTACGATGCGCAAGCGGCGGCGAAACTGGACAATCAAGTAATGACGGCTTTGCGCAATGCGTAA
- a CDS encoding YlaI family protein, whose translation MRVKCVLCDRIDTIDDESLLAKRLRNRPIHTYMCEECYHRIAERTKARLATGKFRIYHSKLPNDEW comes from the coding sequence ATGAGAGTCAAATGTGTTCTTTGCGACCGAATTGACACGATCGACGATGAATCATTGCTTGCCAAACGACTGCGCAACCGTCCGATTCACACATACATGTGCGAGGAATGCTATCATCGGATCGCCGAAAGAACGAAGGCGCGCCTAGCGACCGGAAAATTTCGCATATATCATTCGAAACTGCCAAACGATGAATGGTAA
- a CDS encoding YlaH-like family protein, producing MNVIERLTFFASLYKVHTNPERGMWLLYITVFVLSAVVYRLGFARKLPLLKNVIIYVLLALGCTILTFFAVFLPVAEGLVVAALVLIVYKIRLYQSKKHE from the coding sequence GTGAACGTCATTGAGCGCCTTACCTTTTTTGCTTCGCTATACAAAGTGCATACAAATCCTGAACGGGGAATGTGGCTTCTTTACATTACCGTATTCGTTTTATCCGCTGTCGTTTACCGTCTTGGTTTTGCGAGAAAGCTACCGCTATTGAAAAACGTTATCATCTATGTGTTGCTCGCGTTAGGCTGCACGATTTTAACGTTTTTTGCGGTATTTTTGCCTGTCGCCGAAGGTTTGGTCGTAGCGGCTCTCGTTTTAATTGTTTATAAAATTCGCTTATATCAATCGAAAAAGCATGAGTAA
- the typA gene encoding translational GTPase TypA → MTRREDLRNIAIIAHVDHGKTTLVDQLLRQSGTFRANEHVEERALDRNDLERERGITILAKNTAIRYKGTRINILDTPGHADFGGEVERIMRLVDGVLLVVDAYEGCMPQTRFVLKKALEQQLTPIVVVNKIDREFARPEEVVDEVIDLFIELGATEEQLEFPVVYTSALHGTASLDPHKQEADMTALFETIITHIPAPIDNREEPLQFQVALLDYNDYVGRIGIGRVFRGTMKIGQQVALMKLDGSVKTFRVTKLFGFIGLKRIEITEAGAGDIVAVAGMEDINVGETVCPLDHPEALPPLRIDEPTLKMTFLVNNSPFAGREGKYVTARKLEERLRTQLETDVSLRVENTDSPDAWIVSGRGELHLSILIENLRREGYELQVSKPEVIMKEIDGVLCEPVERVIIDIPEEYTGAIMESIGMRKGELVDMTHNENGQVRLVFMVPSRGLIGYRTEFMSLTRGYGILNHSFDHYAPAQSGQIGGRRQGVLISMETGKATAYGIMQLEDRGTIFVEPGTEVYEGMIVGEHNRENDLVVNICREKHMTNIRSSTKEQTVTMKKPRLLTLEEALEYLNDDEYCEVTPKSIRLRKKILNKSEREKMEKKKKAAKQAK, encoded by the coding sequence TTGACAAGAAGAGAAGATCTTCGCAATATCGCGATTATCGCTCACGTTGACCATGGCAAAACGACGTTAGTTGATCAGTTGTTGCGCCAATCGGGAACGTTTCGCGCCAATGAACATGTGGAAGAACGCGCATTGGACCGAAACGATTTGGAAAGAGAACGTGGGATTACCATTTTAGCGAAAAATACAGCGATTCGTTATAAAGGAACGCGGATTAATATTTTAGATACGCCAGGGCATGCTGACTTTGGCGGGGAAGTGGAGCGGATTATGCGGCTTGTTGACGGCGTTTTGCTTGTCGTTGATGCGTATGAAGGCTGCATGCCGCAGACGCGCTTTGTGCTGAAAAAGGCGCTCGAACAGCAGCTTACCCCCATTGTCGTTGTCAATAAAATTGACCGGGAGTTTGCGCGGCCGGAGGAAGTGGTCGACGAAGTCATCGATTTATTTATCGAATTGGGCGCAACGGAAGAACAGCTTGAGTTTCCGGTCGTATACACATCAGCGTTGCATGGAACGGCAAGTTTAGATCCCCACAAACAAGAAGCAGATATGACGGCATTATTTGAAACAATTATCACGCATATTCCCGCGCCGATCGATAATCGGGAAGAACCGTTGCAGTTTCAAGTGGCGCTTCTTGATTATAACGACTATGTCGGACGGATCGGGATCGGGCGCGTCTTCCGCGGTACGATGAAAATCGGCCAGCAAGTGGCGCTAATGAAACTAGACGGTTCTGTCAAAACGTTTCGTGTGACAAAATTATTTGGGTTTATCGGCTTAAAGCGGATCGAAATTACAGAAGCGGGAGCGGGAGACATTGTTGCGGTAGCAGGAATGGAAGATATCAACGTTGGAGAAACAGTATGTCCGCTTGATCATCCAGAAGCGTTGCCTCCGCTTCGCATCGATGAACCAACGTTGAAAATGACGTTTTTAGTCAATAACAGCCCGTTTGCCGGTCGTGAAGGAAAATATGTGACGGCAAGAAAGCTGGAAGAACGCTTGCGCACTCAATTGGAAACGGACGTAAGCTTGCGCGTCGAAAATACCGATTCTCCTGATGCTTGGATCGTTTCCGGACGGGGAGAGCTTCATTTATCGATCTTAATTGAAAATTTGCGGCGTGAAGGGTACGAGCTGCAAGTGTCCAAGCCGGAAGTCATTATGAAAGAAATCGACGGCGTGCTTTGCGAGCCGGTTGAACGAGTAATCATCGACATTCCTGAAGAATATACAGGAGCGATTATGGAATCGATCGGCATGCGCAAAGGCGAGCTAGTGGATATGACCCATAACGAAAATGGACAAGTCCGCCTTGTCTTCATGGTGCCTTCGCGCGGTTTAATCGGTTATCGGACAGAGTTTATGTCATTGACACGCGGATACGGAATTTTAAACCATTCATTTGATCATTACGCGCCGGCGCAAAGCGGACAAATAGGCGGCCGCCGCCAAGGGGTATTGATTTCCATGGAAACGGGAAAAGCGACTGCGTATGGCATTATGCAGCTAGAAGACCGCGGCACCATTTTTGTCGAGCCTGGAACCGAAGTGTACGAAGGGATGATTGTCGGCGAGCACAACCGCGAAAACGATTTAGTCGTCAATATTTGCAGGGAAAAGCATATGACGAACATCCGCTCCTCGACAAAAGAGCAAACCGTTACGATGAAAAAGCCGCGTTTGTTGACGCTCGAAGAAGCGCTGGAATATTTAAATGACGATGAATATTGTGAAGTAACGCCAAAATCGATTCGCCTGCGCAAAAAAATATTGAATAAAAGCGAGAGAGAAAAGATGGAAAAGAAAAAGAAAGCCGCTAAGCAGGCGAAATAA
- a CDS encoding DUF5325 family protein: protein MKQFQPVSFLLAIFAVIAIMAIGIFIAEQSLIGIIASIVALFIIIGIGFARKKRMREKGML, encoded by the coding sequence ATGAAACAGTTTCAGCCTGTATCATTTTTATTAGCTATATTCGCTGTAATCGCCATCATGGCCATCGGCATTTTTATTGCGGAACAAAGCTTGATAGGCATCATTGCTTCCATTGTCGCCTTGTTCATCATCATCGGCATCGGTTTTGCCCGCAAAAAGCGGATGCGTGAAAAAGGAATGCTGTAA
- a CDS encoding inositol monophosphatase family protein: MQEKWKEIDECVQHWIKEAGTRIRAALAEKLTVETKAHRNDLVTNVDRETERFFIGKIRKTFPGHRVLGEEGFGDAIKTLQGVVWIIDPIDGTMNFVHQKRNFAISIGVFENGVGMLGYVYDVVHDELYAARKGEGAFLNDKPLPRLEPVSVSKAIISLNATWVTENKRIDPKVLAPLVKDARGTRSYGSAALEMAYVAAGRLDAYITMRLSPWDFAGGLVLVQEAGGIVTNLYGEPLDLLGKNSVFVAKPGLHEEILQKYIHR; encoded by the coding sequence ATGCAGGAGAAATGGAAAGAAATAGATGAGTGCGTTCAACATTGGATCAAGGAAGCAGGAACACGAATTCGCGCCGCGTTGGCGGAAAAGCTAACGGTCGAAACGAAAGCGCATCGAAATGATTTAGTGACGAACGTGGATCGCGAAACAGAGCGATTTTTTATTGGGAAAATAAGAAAAACGTTTCCCGGCCATCGCGTGCTCGGCGAAGAAGGATTTGGCGATGCAATCAAAACGCTTCAAGGTGTCGTCTGGATCATTGATCCGATTGACGGCACGATGAATTTTGTTCATCAAAAGCGGAATTTTGCCATTTCAATTGGCGTTTTTGAAAATGGCGTAGGAATGCTCGGATATGTATACGATGTCGTGCATGACGAACTATACGCGGCGCGAAAAGGAGAGGGAGCTTTTCTTAATGATAAGCCGCTGCCCCGCTTGGAGCCGGTATCTGTTTCAAAAGCGATTATTTCCTTAAATGCGACGTGGGTAACAGAAAATAAACGAATTGATCCAAAAGTGCTGGCTCCGCTTGTCAAAGACGCGAGAGGAACGCGTTCATACGGTTCGGCCGCTTTGGAAATGGCATATGTTGCAGCGGGGCGCTTGGATGCGTATATTACGATGAGGCTGTCGCCATGGGATTTCGCCGGCGGGCTTGTGCTTGTTCAAGAAGCCGGCGGCATCGTGACGAACTTATACGGCGAGCCGCTTGACTTGCTCGGGAAAAATTCTGTATTTGTTGCCAAGCCAGGATTGCATGAAGAAATTTTGCAAAAATATATACATCGTTAA